The proteins below are encoded in one region of Oncorhynchus nerka isolate Pitt River linkage group LG15, Oner_Uvic_2.0, whole genome shotgun sequence:
- the LOC115143190 gene encoding guanine nucleotide-binding protein G(t) subunit alpha-2-like isoform X2 — MKILHQGGYTKEEQLEFRAIIYGNILQSALAIIRGMEMLAIDFGSPKGSEDGQKLSNLSDSIEEGSMPPELADVIKRLWSDSGVQASFERAAEYQLNDSAGYYLGELDRITKPDYLPNEQDVLRSRVKTTGIIEEQFSCKELHFRMFDVGGQRSERKKWIHCFEGVTCIIFCGALSAYDMVLVEDDEVNRMHESLHLFNSICNHRFFATTSIVLFLNKKDLFEEKIKKVHLSICFPDYDGPNTYDDASDYIKKQFEELNMKKGVKEIYSHLTCATDTKNVEIVFGAVTDIIIKENLKSCGLF, encoded by the exons ATGAA AATTCTCCATCAAGGTGGTTATACCAAAGAAGAACAATTGGAGTTCAGGGCGATCATCTATGGTAACATCCTGCAGTCTGCTCTGGCCATCATCAGAGGCATGGAGATGCTGGCCATTGACTTTGGATCACCAAAAGGAAGT GAAGACGGGCAGAAGCTGTCCAACCTGTCAGACTCCATTGAAGAGGGCTCCATGCCCCCTGAGCTGGCTGATGTCATCAAGAGGCTGTGGAGTGACAGTGGTGTCCAGGCCTCCTTCGAGAGAGCAGCCGAGTATCAGCTCAATGACTCTGCTGGCTA CTACCTTGGAGAATTGGACAGAATCACAAAACCTGATTACCTGCCCAATGAGCAGGACGTGCTGCGTTCTCGAGTCAAGACAACCGGTATCATCGAGGAGCAGTTCTCCTGCAAAGAGCTGCATTTCAG GATGTTTGATGTGGGCGGCCAGCGGTCGGAGAGAAAGAAGTGGATCCATTGTTTCGAGGGTGTAACCTGCATCATCTTCTGCGGAGCCCTCAGTGCTTATGACATGGTGCTCGTAGAGGACGATGAAGTG AACCGTATGCATGAGTCTCTCCACTTGTTCAACAGTATCTGCAACCACAGGTTCTTCGCCACCACCTCCATTGTGCTCTTCCTCAACAAGAAGGATCTTTTTGAAGAGAAGATCAAAAAGGTCCACCTCAGCATCTGCTTCCCAGACTACGATG GCCCCAACACGTATGATGATGCCAGCGACTACATCAAGAAGCAGTTTGAGGAGCTGAACATGAAGAAGGGTGTCAAAGAAATCTATTCCCACTTGACCTGCGCCACGGATACAAAGAATGTGGAGATTGTGTTCGGAGCCGTGACAGACATCATTATCAAAGAGAACCTAAAATCTTGCGGTCTGTTCTAA
- the LOC115143190 gene encoding guanine nucleotide-binding protein G(t) subunit alpha-2-like isoform X1 has product MGAGGSVEDKAIAAKSKELEKQLAEDADKESKTVKLLLLGAGESGKSTIVKQMKILHQGGYTKEEQLEFRAIIYGNILQSALAIIRGMEMLAIDFGSPKGSEDGQKLSNLSDSIEEGSMPPELADVIKRLWSDSGVQASFERAAEYQLNDSAGYYLGELDRITKPDYLPNEQDVLRSRVKTTGIIEEQFSCKELHFRMFDVGGQRSERKKWIHCFEGVTCIIFCGALSAYDMVLVEDDEVNRMHESLHLFNSICNHRFFATTSIVLFLNKKDLFEEKIKKVHLSICFPDYDGPNTYDDASDYIKKQFEELNMKKGVKEIYSHLTCATDTKNVEIVFGAVTDIIIKENLKSCGLF; this is encoded by the exons atggGAGCCGGAGGTAGTGTCGAAGACAAGGCAATAGCCGCAAAGTCCAAGGAGCTGGAAAAGCAGCTGGCGGAGGATGCGGACAAAGAATCCAAGACAGTCAAGCTTCTGCTGCTTG GTGCTGGTGAGTCTGGGAAGAGCACAATTGTTAAGCAGATGAA AATTCTCCATCAAGGTGGTTATACCAAAGAAGAACAATTGGAGTTCAGGGCGATCATCTATGGTAACATCCTGCAGTCTGCTCTGGCCATCATCAGAGGCATGGAGATGCTGGCCATTGACTTTGGATCACCAAAAGGAAGT GAAGACGGGCAGAAGCTGTCCAACCTGTCAGACTCCATTGAAGAGGGCTCCATGCCCCCTGAGCTGGCTGATGTCATCAAGAGGCTGTGGAGTGACAGTGGTGTCCAGGCCTCCTTCGAGAGAGCAGCCGAGTATCAGCTCAATGACTCTGCTGGCTA CTACCTTGGAGAATTGGACAGAATCACAAAACCTGATTACCTGCCCAATGAGCAGGACGTGCTGCGTTCTCGAGTCAAGACAACCGGTATCATCGAGGAGCAGTTCTCCTGCAAAGAGCTGCATTTCAG GATGTTTGATGTGGGCGGCCAGCGGTCGGAGAGAAAGAAGTGGATCCATTGTTTCGAGGGTGTAACCTGCATCATCTTCTGCGGAGCCCTCAGTGCTTATGACATGGTGCTCGTAGAGGACGATGAAGTG AACCGTATGCATGAGTCTCTCCACTTGTTCAACAGTATCTGCAACCACAGGTTCTTCGCCACCACCTCCATTGTGCTCTTCCTCAACAAGAAGGATCTTTTTGAAGAGAAGATCAAAAAGGTCCACCTCAGCATCTGCTTCCCAGACTACGATG GCCCCAACACGTATGATGATGCCAGCGACTACATCAAGAAGCAGTTTGAGGAGCTGAACATGAAGAAGGGTGTCAAAGAAATCTATTCCCACTTGACCTGCGCCACGGATACAAAGAATGTGGAGATTGTGTTCGGAGCCGTGACAGACATCATTATCAAAGAGAACCTAAAATCTTGCGGTCTGTTCTAA